From Verrucomicrobia bacterium S94, the proteins below share one genomic window:
- a CDS encoding carbon-nitrogen hydrolase — MSKLITGLVQQSCSGDRGTNIEKSIAGIRRCAARGAKLVVLQELHTSLYFCDVEDPANFDLAETIPGPSTETFGALAKELGVVIVTSLFEKRAPGLYHNTAVVLEADGSIAGKYRKMHIPDDPGYYEKFYFTPGDLGFSPVETSAGKLGVLVCWDQWYPEAARLMAMAGADLLIYPTAIGWDPADDAEEQARQREAWITIQRSHAVANGIPVLSVNRTGSEPGGAVFWGSSFAAGCQGELLAQAGTDEETELIVALEKNRSETVRRMWPFFRDRRIDAYEDLTKRFRY, encoded by the coding sequence ATGAGCAAGTTGATCACAGGTTTAGTCCAGCAGTCGTGTTCGGGCGACCGCGGGACGAATATTGAAAAGAGCATCGCCGGGATCCGGCGCTGTGCGGCGCGGGGTGCGAAACTGGTGGTTTTGCAGGAGCTGCATACATCGCTTTATTTTTGCGATGTGGAGGATCCGGCGAATTTTGATCTGGCGGAAACCATTCCCGGTCCGTCGACGGAAACCTTCGGGGCGCTGGCGAAGGAACTCGGCGTGGTGATCGTGACCTCGCTGTTTGAAAAGCGCGCGCCGGGGCTGTATCACAATACCGCCGTGGTATTGGAAGCCGACGGATCGATTGCAGGAAAATACCGCAAAATGCATATTCCGGACGATCCGGGCTATTATGAAAAATTTTATTTTACGCCGGGCGATCTCGGTTTTTCTCCCGTCGAAACATCGGCCGGAAAGCTGGGCGTTTTGGTCTGCTGGGATCAGTGGTATCCGGAGGCGGCGCGGCTGATGGCGATGGCCGGCGCGGACCTGCTGATTTACCCGACGGCGATCGGCTGGGATCCGGCCGACGATGCCGAAGAGCAGGCGCGCCAGCGCGAGGCGTGGATTACGATTCAGCGCTCGCACGCGGTGGCCAACGGTATTCCGGTGCTGAGCGTCAACCGCACCGGCTCCGAACCGGGCGGCGCGGTTTTCTGGGGATCGAGCTTTGCGGCGGGCTGTCAGGGTGAACTGCTGGCACAGGCCGGAACGGATGAGGAAACGGAACTGATTGTGGCGCTGGAGAAAAACCGCTCGGAAACGGTCCGGCGCATGTGGCCTTTTTTCCGCGACCGCCGCATTGATGCCTACGAAGACCTCACCAAGCGGTTCCGGTATTAA
- a CDS encoding DUF1186 domain-containing protein yields the protein MTTEEALKKLEPFSGRIPTDALNTIRKTWPEAESVLLEELDWRIEYPYADDRSARFVYALFLLAELKSAAAFERYVTLASFPEFILDRIFGDMVTESLRHFLALTCCGQIEKLQAFIEGRAVFEYARSAGLFALEQITLNGGFPLKKMEMYCIELLSRRLEQKPSYIFDTVITVCDHLKFKTALSFIKTAYDRNLADPYIQSYEEIEISLNQADDLPPEKRRYDVLEPTEREIHFYTDYWGDHGGPVGEKDHSGLLNAPANERRQQNRRNMAGKEPGRNEPCPCGSGKKYKKCCIATGFVRSDIPDEDRVEMPATRTDEWIMAGYYYMKHRDDWKALCCWKTAWPLVLEKIPPAVTSPADPRTDALFNGYDFFSNWIQDLQAVIDNMANDSVAALQFGFEYLPRLQERFPDMDTVLRCNFEESFARMEHACGKTEQATERLERMIELYPKRAQGYAVLAELFSFDAHGEPDVPRAQQLLTQALLNAEDCADWDIKVRLDNLRHC from the coding sequence ATGACCACCGAAGAAGCGCTGAAAAAACTGGAACCGTTTAGCGGCCGGATTCCAACCGATGCACTCAATACCATCCGCAAAACCTGGCCGGAGGCGGAATCGGTACTGCTCGAAGAGCTGGACTGGCGTATTGAATACCCATATGCCGACGACCGGTCCGCCCGGTTTGTCTATGCCCTTTTTCTTTTGGCGGAACTGAAAAGCGCGGCGGCGTTCGAGCGCTATGTGACCCTCGCTTCGTTCCCGGAATTTATTCTGGATCGGATTTTCGGCGATATGGTGACGGAGTCGCTGCGCCATTTTCTGGCGCTTACCTGCTGCGGTCAGATTGAAAAACTCCAGGCCTTCATCGAAGGCCGCGCAGTTTTTGAATACGCCCGCTCGGCAGGGCTGTTTGCTCTTGAGCAAATTACACTCAACGGCGGGTTCCCGCTGAAAAAGATGGAGATGTACTGCATCGAACTGCTGAGCCGACGACTGGAACAGAAACCTAGCTATATCTTTGATACCGTGATTACGGTGTGTGATCACCTGAAATTCAAAACTGCACTGTCGTTCATTAAAACTGCCTACGACCGCAACCTCGCCGATCCTTACATACAATCCTACGAAGAAATTGAAATTTCGCTGAACCAGGCCGATGACCTTCCGCCGGAGAAACGGCGGTATGACGTCCTTGAACCGACTGAGCGGGAAATCCATTTCTATACCGACTATTGGGGCGACCATGGTGGCCCCGTCGGTGAAAAGGATCATTCCGGTCTGCTCAATGCACCGGCCAACGAACGACGGCAGCAGAATCGCAGAAACATGGCCGGGAAAGAGCCCGGACGTAATGAGCCCTGCCCGTGCGGTAGCGGGAAAAAATATAAGAAATGCTGCATCGCCACCGGATTCGTACGGTCGGATATTCCGGATGAAGACCGGGTCGAAATGCCGGCAACCCGAACCGATGAATGGATTATGGCCGGATACTACTATATGAAACATCGCGATGACTGGAAGGCGCTGTGTTGCTGGAAAACCGCCTGGCCGCTGGTCCTGGAAAAAATCCCGCCGGCGGTCACCAGTCCGGCTGATCCGCGTACCGATGCCCTGTTCAACGGTTATGATTTTTTCAGCAACTGGATTCAGGATCTGCAGGCGGTCATTGATAATATGGCGAATGATTCAGTCGCGGCTCTACAGTTCGGCTTTGAATATCTACCCCGTCTCCAGGAGCGTTTCCCCGATATGGATACCGTGCTACGATGTAATTTTGAAGAGAGTTTTGCGCGGATGGAACACGCCTGCGGCAAAACGGAACAGGCCACTGAGCGACTTGAACGCATGATTGAACTCTATCCGAAACGGGCGCAGGGCTATGCGGTACTGGCGGAGCTCTTCAGCTTCGATGCGCACGGGGAGCCCGACGTTCCCCGCGCTCAACAGCTCCTCACCCAGGCCCTGCTTAATGCTGAAGATTGTGCGGACTGGGATATCAAGGTCCGTCTTGATAACCTCCGGCACTGCTAA
- a CDS encoding DUF3037 domain-containing protein, translating into MKLGEWNIFCVELKRIPKISGRCLMNKLVCNYSVIRFLPYPETGEFANVGILACCPQIGWMDFAVEVRKTKRITDFFPELDVHMYTHGRQHLLAELKRLRPEFDSAEFKQLVLPQHQKMIAGIFAEIIRPREELFRFGAPATLLTEDPFKDLEALFDHYVDRNFAKHKDYQEKVMTDKLTQIFRAENLLHRYHSEKVGNDDYHVTLPFVESAENDTRPLRAIKPLNLTQTEATQIRDRGDAWRNRVDRLQQMDFLPRHMLFAVQCPPEADAKRYAAAREICDLLKSQGVAVEPFDNQRAVTHFASRTQA; encoded by the coding sequence ATGAAGTTGGGCGAATGGAACATATTCTGCGTAGAGTTGAAACGAATTCCCAAGATTTCTGGGAGGTGCCTCATGAATAAACTGGTTTGTAATTACAGCGTCATACGATTTCTTCCTTATCCGGAAACGGGGGAGTTTGCGAATGTCGGTATTCTTGCCTGCTGTCCACAGATCGGTTGGATGGACTTTGCCGTGGAAGTGCGTAAAACCAAGCGGATTACCGACTTTTTTCCAGAACTGGACGTTCATATGTACACCCATGGCCGCCAGCATTTACTTGCGGAGCTAAAGCGCTTAAGGCCGGAATTTGACTCCGCTGAATTTAAACAGCTGGTCTTGCCTCAACACCAGAAGATGATTGCCGGAATATTTGCTGAAATTATCCGGCCACGCGAAGAGCTGTTCCGTTTCGGGGCCCCGGCTACATTGCTGACGGAGGATCCGTTCAAAGATCTGGAAGCGCTATTTGATCATTATGTTGATCGAAACTTTGCGAAACATAAGGACTATCAAGAAAAAGTCATGACGGATAAGCTGACCCAGATTTTCCGGGCAGAAAACCTATTGCACCGCTATCACAGCGAAAAGGTCGGCAACGACGATTATCATGTAACGCTGCCCTTTGTTGAAAGCGCGGAGAATGACACGCGTCCATTGCGTGCGATTAAGCCACTAAACCTCACACAGACCGAGGCTACACAGATACGAGATCGCGGTGATGCCTGGCGAAACCGAGTTGATCGCCTTCAACAGATGGATTTCTTGCCGCGGCACATGTTGTTTGCGGTTCAGTGCCCTCCGGAAGCAGATGCCAAGCGCTATGCCGCCGCTCGGGAAATTTGTGATCTCCTTAAAAGTCAGGGTGTTGCAGTTGAACCATTTGATAATCAGCGAGCCGTCACTCACTTCGCATCCCGGACGCAGGCTTGA